From Bradyrhizobium sp. 4:
TTGAGAAATTGTTCAGCAGGATCGACATGATCGGGATGCGCTCGCGCACCGCGGTCTCGAAATCCATCCCGGTGAAGCCGATCGCGGCGTCGCCCCAGACATTGATGCAGAGCTTGTCGGGCTTTGCGAGCTTGGCGCCCATGGCCAGCCCAAGGCCGTAGCCGAGCTGCGTCGTCTTGCCCCAGCCGAGATAGGTGAGGGGCTCGACCGACTTCCAGAACGGCGAGAGCTGGTCTCGCGGGCTGCCGGCATCGTGGGTGATGATGGTGTTGCCGATGTCGACGGTGTGCTGCAGGTCCCACAGCACGCGATAGGGACTCAAGGGCGCGTCATTGCTGGTGAGCTTCGGCATCCATTTCGCCAGCCACTCCTTGTGCGAGGCCGCGATCTCGGCCGCGACCACCGAGGCGTCGCGATCCGCGGTGACGGTCTTGCCGATCTCCTCCAGCAGCGCATCGAGCACGAGCCCGGCATCGCCGACGAGGCCGATCCTGGCTTCGACGTCCTTGTTGAGATGGTTCGGATCGAGTGTGGAGTGGATGATGGTTTTGTCTTTCGGCATCGCGATGCCGAAGCTTGTTTCGGTGAAGGAGCAGCCAATGCCGAAAATGACGTCGGCCTCGGCCAGGAACTTCGGCACCGCGCGCGGCACCGCAAGGCCGCCAGAGCCAAGCGAGAGCGGATGCGTCTCTGGGAAGGACGATTTGCCCCCAAGGCTGGTGGTGACGGGAATGGCGAGCCGTTCGGCCAGCCGTTTCAGTTGTGGCCACGCCTGCGCGTAATGCACGCCCTGGCCGGCATAGATCACCCCGCGCTTGGCGTTGACGAGCAGGTGGGCGGCCTCCTTCACATGAACAGGGTCCGCCCCATAGCGGGTGCGCAGCACAGGCGTGTAGTTCAGCGGCTCCGGTACATCTTCGTTCCACATGTCCGCGGGGATCTCGACGATGACAGGCCCGCCTCGGCCGTTCTTCAGCTTGGTGAAGGCGCGGCGAAAAATGTTGGCGACCTCGGCGGCAAGGATGATCGGTTCGGACGATTTCGAAAACGCCTTCATCGCCTCGCTGGAATTGAAGTTCGGCTCGATATGCGCAAGCCTGCGCTGATAACCCATCGGCAGCACCAGCACGGGAACCGATTCGCCGTAGCATTGCGCGACGCCGCCCATCGCGTTCTCCGCGCCGGGCCCATGCTGCATGCAGAACGCGCCAATCGAGCGTCCCGACGTCACCCGCGAGATCGCATCCGCCATGTGGATGCCGACGCGCTCCTGCCGCACCATCACCGGCCTGATATCGGCCTTGGCCGCATGTTCGATCAGATGGTTGACCGGATAGCCGCAGAGAATCTCAATTCCCTCGCGCTTCATGATTTCCGCAATCGCGGTGCCGAGCTTCATGGCGTCTCTCTCCCTGGGCAGGCCGGTTGGTCCGGCTGATTAGGGGAGAGAGGATCAGGAAATTGGCGGAGGGTAAAGCGTGAGCGCGTGAGAGCTGCGGTAGGTCTGCCATGCAGCGAGCTGCCGTAGCCCGGAGGGAGCGCAGCGCAATCCGGGGCCGTGCCACCCGGATAGACCCGTGACCAATTTCGCCGCGCTCCGTCCGCTACTTGCAGCTTTGGCAGATCCTCAGCTTGCGTTTCAACGCCTCGTCTTCTTGATCGATCAATTGCTCAGCGGCGCCTTTAGCACCCGGGTCGGCCCTGGAGCCCGTCGCCGTGCGTGACCTCACAGGCGGGACCACCTGATGCGATGTGTCGTTATCGTCGCCAGTGCCTACGCTGAAGCCATCGTAGTCGGCGGCTGGGCTCGGCGCCGATGAAAGCCCGCCGATCACCGGCGGCGAAGCCTCTTTGATGGATGCTGCCGGCGGAGGTCTGGAATTTTTGGCGCCCGCGTGCGACGGCGATCCATTGGGCGGAGAAAGCGAAACCGGCGGTGCGGCCGAAGTCTGTCCTCTCGCGCCGTCCTGCGACCAGACGCCGACAAAGACGAGGCTGAAAGCCAAGAGCATCACGCTTCTCATCCGCATCCTTGCAGCTGTGGTTGGTTGATTGACAGTATGAAGGGTATCAGGACCCGCATGGTCGTCAAAGCGCCGCAGCCCGGATTTCGCGGCCGGGAGTATGGTTCACAAAGCGTGACCGGCCCGCCGCGCACTCCCCAGCCGCCGTGAACGTCAAAGAGGAATTTAACGCTTGGGCCTTAACTTGCGCTCGCCATGAGTGAACAGGCCGTCCACAGCGAGGTTCAACCGTTTTCGGCGCGCGCGGCGCTCCCCTGGCTGGTGAGCCTTGGCGTCTATGTCCTGCTGCTGATCCTAGGACCGCGGCTGCTCAATGATCCCGACACCTATTCGCACATCGAGGTCGGGCGCTGGATCATCGCGCACGGCACGCTGCCGGCGAGCGATCCATTTTCTTTTTCGAGGCACGGCGCCCCCTGGATCACCTTCGAATGGCTCTCGGAGATCATCTACGCTGGAGCCTACGCGCTTGCCGGCTGGCAGGGCGTCCTCGTCGTCGGCGCCGCGGCGATAGCGCTCGCCTTCGGCCTGTTCACGTTCTTCCTGCTGCGCGAGCTTTCGCCGGCCCAGACGCTGCTCATGGTGATCGCGGCCGTGATCCTGTTGGCGCCGCATATGCTGGCGCGGCCACACGTGCTGGTGCTGCCGCTGATGGTGACCTGGGCGGCTGCCCTGGTACGCTGCATGGATCGTGGAGGGCCTCCGCCGTACTGGGCTCTCCCGCTGTTGGTCGTGTGGGCCAATCTGCACGGCAGTGTGGTGCTGGCGCTTGGACTGATCGGCCCTGCGGGGCTCGAAGCGCTGCTGCGCGAGAAGCGCAGCGAATGGCCGCGCGTATTCCTGCGTTGGCTGCCGTTCACCGCGCTTGCGGTCGCGGCGTCCTGCCTGACGCCCTATGGGCCGGAACCGCTGCTGATGCCCCTGACCACGCTCGGCCTCGGCCCCGCGCTCGGTTGGATCGCGGAATGGCGGCCGCAGGATTTCAGCCACATAGGCTTCTTCGAGTTGCTGCTGCTGGCCGGCATCTTCGCGCTCTCGCGCGGCGTGACGCTGCCGGTCGTGCGGGCCTTGGTCGTAATCGGCTTGCTGCATTTCGCGCTGGCCCAGATCCGCAATGCGGATCTGCTGGCCATGCTGGCGCCGCTCTATCTGGCGGCTCCGCTGGGGCGGAAGTTCGGCGGACCGATTGCGGAAGATGCTGCCGGCTCGTCGCGCGGCCTGAACCTGGCCACACTGGGTGTGTTGATCGTGGTGAGCGGGGCGACGCTGGCCCGTGATATACGGCCGGCTCCGGCCATTACCCCTCAGGCTGCCATCGCTGAAGCCAAGCTCGCCACGACGGGGCACGTGCTCAACGACTATTCCTTCGGCGGCTATTTGATCTTTGCCGGCATTCCCACCTTTATCGACGGTCGCGGTGAACTGTACGGGGGAGCGTTCATCAACCGCTACAATCGCGCCCTGGCGCTGGTCGATCTCGGCGACTTTCTCAAGTTGCTCGACGAATACAACATCGGCGCGACGCTGCTCGCGCCGGGGACGCCGGCGATAGCGATGCTGGACCGGCTACCCCAATGGCAACGCGTCTACAGCGACGACGTGGCGGTCGTGCACAAGCGGCGAGATATGCCGCAAAGATAGATCAAGCGGTCCCGAAGGCGGCGTATTGGCCGCCGAGCGGCATGCCGCTCAGGGTCGCTTCGAGGCGCCGCGCGGGCTTGGTGTCCCAGGGCAGCAGCAGGAAATGGCGCGCACCGATCTCGCGCAAGCCGCCGGCAGCCATCAATTTTCGGGCTTTGTCCGCCCCGAGCAAGACGGCGTCCCGATCGAACTCACAACGCGCGACGGCAAGGCGGGTCAGCGGGTTGTACGGATTGTGCTCGATGACGCAGACGAGTCCACCGGGGCGGGTCACGCGCCGCATCTCCGCGATGAATTGCGCCCATTCAGCCGGCACGACGTGGTGCATCACGCAGACGGCCGTGACCAGATCGAAGCTGGCATCGTCGAATGGAAAGGTGCGGCCGTCAAACTCACGGTAGTCGACCCTGCCATTGTCAGCGCGTGCCTGCGCCAGGCTGGCCGAAGAAACGTCGATGCCGCTCAAGCGGCCGACCATGCCGTGCAGCAGCGGATGAAGGCTGCCGACGCCGCAGCCGACGTCCAGCATGTCGGGCCTCTCCGTGTCGAGCCGCTGCGCGATCAGATTGCCCAGCAGATCGGCCTTGGCGCGCATGAAGAAATGATGCGGCAAGCCGGAGAAGTCGATCGAGGATTGGACCACGTCACGGTAGTTGTCGTGATAACCGTCGAAGAGCTCGGTCATGCGCGGGGTCACTCGTTGACGGCGTGGATCGCGGGCGCGGCCGCCGCCTCGTTGCGCTCGAAGCCGGCGCGCGTCTGCACCACGTAGAGCGGACGGCGTTTCACCTCGGCATGGATGCGGCCGACGTAAAGCCCGACGATACCCGTCATCAGCATGTTCATTCCACACAGCAGGGACACGACGACCATCGTCGAGGACCAGCCGGTCACGAGATGACTATCGTTGCTGAGCCACAACAGGATCACCCAGCCGCCATAGAGCAGTGCCAAACCCGACACCGTCAATCCGCACCAGATTGCGAGCCGCAAGGGCAAATCGGAAAAGCCGAGCGCGGCGTTCGTCGCGAGCCGCACCATCTTGAACAGCGGATATTTGGTCTCGCCCGCTGCACGCTCGAGGCGGTGGAAGGTGACCTCGGCCTGCCGGAAGCCGAGCCATGCGATCATGCCGCGTACGAAGCGGTCCTGCTCCGGCATCTGCCGAAGCGCGTCGAGCACCTTGCGATCGATCAGGCGGAAGTCGCCGACGTCGGCGGGGATGCCGACCGAGGACATCCTGCCGAGAAGCCGGTAGAAGAGATGCGCGGTCGCGCGCTTGAATCGGCTTTCGCCGTCGCGCGACAGGCGGCGGGCGTGGACGATGTCGTTGCCGTCCTGCCATTTTGCGATCAATTGCTCGATCACTTCGGGCGGATCCTGCAAATCGGCATCCATGACGATGATCGCTTCACCTTGCGCGGCGTCCATGCCGGCGGTGATGGCAATCTGATGCCCGAAATTTCGCGACAGGCCGATATAGCGAAAGCGCGGGTCGCGCGCGGCGAGCGCCTGTAGCACGATCGAGCTGGAATCACTGCTGCCGTCGTCGACGAAGATTGCTTCTGCCGGCCCGTCGAGCCGGGACAAGACCAGGTCGAGCCTGCGCAGCAGCACCGGCAACACGGCTTCCTCGTTGAACACGGGGATGACGAGGCTGTAGCGGATCGACTGGAAATTGGCCGCCATGCGAGAGAGTCCAACTCGTTGCAGGAGCGGAAGTCTATGCCGGCGGTGGTTAAGGTCGCCTTGCCACAACCATTAAGGATATGGGGCGCCGTGGCGGCTTCCAATGAGGCGGGTGCGGATGGGGATACCCGATTAACCACGCTGGGCGGCGCTTCGGCCTAGGACTTCGGCCTAGGACTTGCGGCGGATCTTGTAGAGAACAAATCGCTCCGAGGTGTCCAGCGCTTCCAGTAGATCCGGCAGCGGGTTTGCGACCTTCGGCCCGAGGACGTAGAGATAGTCGTAATCCTGGTGCCAGGTGCTGACGAACGGCGGAACGCCAGCCGGCTGCCGGCTTGCCGCAATCGCGGTAAGCACGCCGAGCGGCACCGGCCCCCCGTAGGGAATGGCAAGACGGCGCACGTCCTCGCGGGGCCGTACGGGCTGCTTGCCCGCTTCCGTGAATAGATTGGGCACGAACGCGTTGGCATAGTGCACGGCCAGCGTCGGCGCATAATACATCGGATACGAGGTGAGGTCGGCGAAGGGCGGGTCTCCATTGTCGTCCGTGCTGGCGACGAGGATACGCGAACCGCGATCGATCTTGTGGAACGATGCGACGATGGCCGCATAGTCGGTGCGGTAAGGCAGCCAGACCGCGAGCACGACAGCGAGATTGATCAGTATGACGCTACTGACCGCGGCGAGCGCTGCCATTCCCCATGCCCGGCTGGGCAGCGTCAGCGAGCAGAAAGCCGGCAGGATCAGAGCCGCAGCGGGAATCACGCGCAGGTCGACGAACGAGGTTCCGAACAGCTTCGAGGGAATGACGACATAGAGCAGCGCGAAGCCGATCGCGAGCCAGATTCCGGCTGCTTCGAGCTTGAGGACGCCGCGCCTTGCGGCGAAGAACAGCGAGATCATCAGCGTCAGTCCGGTCGCCGCCGCGACCGTCAAATTGTAGCCGTTCATGATGCGCAGCGGCCAGATCGGCTTGAATCCGAAGAACCAGTTCGTTCCTTCGCTTCCGATCGATCCCGCGGTCATGCGCATGATCCCAAACAGGGCAAGCGCCGGCATGGCCAACGCGGCGAGCCGCGCGGCGGCGACACCGTAAGATATTCGCCCATGGCGGATGCGCGAGAGTTCGTAAAGGCCGAGCGTCGCGCCGTAGATGCCGAGGGAGAAGAAATGCGCCGCAAACAGCGCCGCGACGAAGACCATGTTGACGACGAAACGCAGTGGCCATGGGCGTTCCGCGAGCATCAGATAGAGCGCGATGCCGCAGAGAGCGAGGCCCAGTCCGAACTCGAAATTCACGAAGCCCCAGCTGAAAGGCAGACAGTAAAGGAAAGCGAGCGCCGCAAAGCCGGCGAGATGGACCCGTCCCTTCCGGGCCCATTCGAGCAAAAGCGCGCCTCCGACGATCAGCAATTGGCTCAGGAGCAGAAACAGCCGCGTGGCGTTCTCGAGGCTGATCAGCCGCGCCATTTGCGGGACCAGCAGATCCATTCCAAGGTTGGGATAGAATGCCCAGGCCACTTCGTAATACGGATTGGCATTGGGAGTGCCGTTCTGGCTCAAAATGTACATCCGGGCGAGGTGATTGGGATAGTCGACCATCGCGGGGATAGGGGTCAGCAGCACCGGAAGAAACGACAGGGCCGCCAGGACAGCAAGAACGGTGATCGCCACCGATTGGTCAGAGCCAAGACGAGCCCGGATTGTCGAGGTCGGCTTGTCGGAAGGAATCAT
This genomic window contains:
- a CDS encoding thiamine pyrophosphate-requiring protein, with protein sequence MPRERDAMKLGTAIAEIMKREGIEILCGYPVNHLIEHAAKADIRPVMVRQERVGIHMADAISRVTSGRSIGAFCMQHGPGAENAMGGVAQCYGESVPVLVLPMGYQRRLAHIEPNFNSSEAMKAFSKSSEPIILAAEVANIFRRAFTKLKNGRGGPVIVEIPADMWNEDVPEPLNYTPVLRTRYGADPVHVKEAAHLLVNAKRGVIYAGQGVHYAQAWPQLKRLAERLAIPVTTSLGGKSSFPETHPLSLGSGGLAVPRAVPKFLAEADVIFGIGCSFTETSFGIAMPKDKTIIHSTLDPNHLNKDVEARIGLVGDAGLVLDALLEEIGKTVTADRDASVVAAEIAASHKEWLAKWMPKLTSNDAPLSPYRVLWDLQHTVDIGNTIITHDAGSPRDQLSPFWKSVEPLTYLGWGKTTQLGYGLGLAMGAKLAKPDKLCINVWGDAAIGFTGMDFETAVRERIPIMSILLNNFSMAIELKVMPVSTEKYRSTDISGDYAAMARAFGGYGERVTRPEDIIPAIRRGIQKTQEGVPVLLEFITSKETEVSRPGT
- a CDS encoding class I SAM-dependent methyltransferase; this translates as MTELFDGYHDNYRDVVQSSIDFSGLPHHFFMRAKADLLGNLIAQRLDTERPDMLDVGCGVGSLHPLLHGMVGRLSGIDVSSASLAQARADNGRVDYREFDGRTFPFDDASFDLVTAVCVMHHVVPAEWAQFIAEMRRVTRPGGLVCVIEHNPYNPLTRLAVARCEFDRDAVLLGADKARKLMAAGGLREIGARHFLLLPWDTKPARRLEATLSGMPLGGQYAAFGTA
- a CDS encoding glycosyltransferase family 2 protein, which gives rise to MAANFQSIRYSLVIPVFNEEAVLPVLLRRLDLVLSRLDGPAEAIFVDDGSSDSSSIVLQALAARDPRFRYIGLSRNFGHQIAITAGMDAAQGEAIIVMDADLQDPPEVIEQLIAKWQDGNDIVHARRLSRDGESRFKRATAHLFYRLLGRMSSVGIPADVGDFRLIDRKVLDALRQMPEQDRFVRGMIAWLGFRQAEVTFHRLERAAGETKYPLFKMVRLATNAALGFSDLPLRLAIWCGLTVSGLALLYGGWVILLWLSNDSHLVTGWSSTMVVVSLLCGMNMLMTGIVGLYVGRIHAEVKRRPLYVVQTRAGFERNEAAAAPAIHAVNE